In one window of Halomarina pelagica DNA:
- a CDS encoding helix-turn-helix transcriptional regulator, whose amino-acid sequence MSAASSEEDLSDDELAGLELVRESGGIHQSEFWKELDVSSRKGSRIVESLVEKDLIDREETVYEGHNTYYLTPTAKDLDFSLLMAGDMLSPFVADDELDTSSDAFSQWIMRLAYQ is encoded by the coding sequence ATGAGCGCTGCATCCTCGGAGGAGGACCTGTCTGACGACGAGTTAGCGGGCCTCGAACTCGTGCGCGAGAGCGGTGGGATTCACCAGAGCGAGTTCTGGAAGGAACTCGACGTCTCCTCGCGCAAGGGGAGTCGCATCGTCGAGTCGCTGGTCGAGAAGGACCTCATCGACCGCGAGGAGACGGTCTACGAGGGGCACAACACCTACTACCTCACGCCGACGGCGAAGGACCTCGACTTCTCGCTGCTGATGGCCGGCGACATGCTCTCGCCGTTCGTCGCGGACGACGAACTCGACACCAGCAGCGACGCCTTCTCGCAGTGGATCATGCGACTCGCCTACCAATAG
- a CDS encoding NRDE family protein, producing MCTLTVAWQVFESHPVVVAANRDERLDRPSSSPREFADGDRRIVAPTDEEAGGTWIGYNDAGVVVAVTNLWVRGLTGERSRGLLVRDALRQRSADDALAVVEDELATRDYEGFYLLLADADDAVLVANDGDPTATRFDPGVHVVMNVGYDATYFAPEFRPDLGRQQAENGERLLRKLAPRGGETALDWRDRAATYLGDHEHGVCIHAGQFGTKSSSLIAVDAEGRGSYLFADGPPCVTEYGPVDSQI from the coding sequence GTGTGCACCCTCACCGTCGCCTGGCAGGTCTTCGAGTCGCACCCGGTCGTCGTCGCCGCGAACCGCGACGAGCGCCTCGACCGCCCCTCGTCCTCGCCGCGTGAGTTCGCGGACGGCGATCGGCGGATCGTCGCCCCGACCGACGAGGAGGCGGGCGGAACGTGGATCGGGTACAACGACGCGGGCGTCGTCGTCGCCGTCACCAACCTCTGGGTCCGAGGGCTGACCGGCGAGCGCTCGCGCGGCCTGCTCGTCCGGGACGCGCTGCGACAGCGGAGCGCCGACGACGCGCTCGCCGTCGTCGAGGACGAACTCGCGACCCGCGACTACGAGGGGTTCTACCTCCTGCTCGCGGACGCCGACGACGCCGTCCTCGTCGCGAACGACGGCGATCCGACCGCGACCCGCTTCGACCCCGGCGTCCACGTCGTGATGAACGTCGGCTACGACGCCACGTACTTCGCCCCCGAGTTCCGTCCTGACCTCGGTCGCCAGCAGGCGGAGAACGGCGAGCGGTTGTTACGGAAGCTCGCCCCGCGCGGGGGCGAGACCGCGCTCGACTGGCGCGACCGGGCGGCCACCTACCTCGGAGATCACGAGCACGGCGTCTGTATTCACGCGGGGCAGTTCGGGACGAAGTCCTCGTCGCTCATCGCCGTCGACGCGGAGGGGCGGGGGTCGTACCTGTTCGCCGACGGCCCGCCGTGCGTGACCGAGTACGGACCCGTGGACAGTCAGATTTAA
- a CDS encoding class I adenylate-forming enzyme family protein, which yields MRDWLAQRSRVTPDATALVDAGSGASRTYAELDSAVELLAGRIAAEGICVDDHVGVLIETRTRAVEAVHAAMRVGGVLVPLSTRSTTAELEPRIERADLDLLLCDAETEDRVLAAADGVPVRSVDADGQATPIAATTPRPFDLPEWDPEDPQVMLYTSGTTGRPKLVVLTLKNLLTSASASAFRLGTLPDDRWASPLSPSSMGGLAPVLRSTLYGSAVVLCPTDAEDLLDALREHRPTGISLVPTLLRRLLDAGDLPDSLRFVLLGGAPAPDDLVRECGERGVPVCPTYGMTETASQVATARPEEAVAHVGTVGRPLLFTEVTVIDEHGDPLPPGDAGELVVAGPTVTPGYYDDPEATADAFCPHGLLTGDVGRVDEDGRLWIGDRKADRIITGGQNVDPREVVAVLCDFDGVRDATVVGLPDQEWGERVAALIERETDADPDRIDAAAVEAHCRESLAGYKLPRVVAFGELPRTESGTVDRAAVRERLQEKRV from the coding sequence GTGCGTGACTGGCTGGCCCAGCGTTCGCGCGTGACGCCGGACGCAACGGCGCTCGTCGATGCCGGAAGCGGCGCGTCCCGCACCTACGCAGAACTCGACTCGGCGGTCGAGTTGCTCGCGGGACGCATCGCGGCCGAGGGGATCTGCGTCGACGACCACGTCGGCGTGCTCATCGAGACGCGCACGCGCGCCGTCGAGGCCGTCCACGCCGCGATGCGCGTCGGCGGCGTGCTCGTCCCGCTATCGACGCGATCGACCACCGCCGAACTCGAACCGCGAATCGAGCGCGCCGACCTCGACCTGCTCCTCTGCGACGCCGAAACCGAGGATCGGGTGCTCGCCGCCGCGGACGGCGTGCCGGTACGGTCGGTCGACGCGGACGGCCAGGCGACGCCCATCGCGGCGACGACGCCCCGTCCGTTCGACCTGCCCGAGTGGGACCCCGAGGACCCGCAGGTGATGCTCTACACCTCCGGGACGACGGGCCGGCCGAAGTTAGTCGTACTCACGCTGAAGAACCTGCTCACGAGCGCCAGCGCCAGCGCGTTTCGCCTCGGGACCCTCCCCGACGACCGGTGGGCCTCGCCGCTGTCGCCGAGTTCGATGGGCGGACTCGCGCCCGTCCTGCGTTCGACGCTCTACGGCTCGGCCGTCGTGCTCTGCCCGACCGACGCCGAGGATCTGCTCGACGCGCTCCGTGAGCACCGCCCGACGGGGATCTCGCTCGTCCCGACGCTCCTCCGGCGACTGCTCGACGCGGGCGACCTCCCCGACTCGCTCCGGTTCGTCCTGCTGGGCGGCGCGCCGGCCCCGGACGACCTCGTCCGCGAGTGCGGCGAGCGCGGCGTCCCCGTCTGCCCGACCTACGGCATGACCGAGACGGCCTCGCAGGTCGCCACCGCCCGTCCGGAGGAGGCCGTGGCCCACGTGGGCACCGTCGGGCGACCGCTCCTGTTCACCGAGGTGACGGTGATCGACGAGCACGGCGATCCGCTCCCGCCGGGGGACGCGGGCGAACTCGTCGTCGCTGGACCGACCGTCACCCCGGGGTACTACGACGATCCGGAGGCGACCGCCGACGCCTTCTGCCCGCACGGACTGCTGACGGGCGACGTCGGCCGCGTGGACGAGGACGGCCGCCTGTGGATCGGCGATCGGAAGGCGGACCGCATCATCACGGGGGGACAGAACGTCGATCCCCGGGAGGTCGTGGCGGTCCTGTGCGACTTCGACGGAGTCCGCGACGCGACGGTCGTCGGCCTCCCCGACCAGGAGTGGGGCGAGCGGGTGGCCGCGCTGATCGAGCGCGAGACGGACGCCGACCCGGATCGCATCGACGCGGCCGCGGTCGAGGCGCACTGCCGCGAGTCGCTCGCGGGGTACAAACTCCCGCGCGTCGTCGCGTTCGGCGAGTTGCCCCGGACCGAATCGGGGACGGTCGACCGGGCGGCCGTGCGCGAGCGCCTTCAGGAGAAACGAGTTTAA
- the menC gene encoding o-succinylbenzoate synthase codes for MTLEPFSLPLDRPLTTANGTIDRREGFVVAVERRGERGVGEATPLPGWTESRSACEAALERARAVADGDGVDAALDALSPRGTPAARHGLALALADARSRRAGVPLHRHLGGTKRVTAVPVNATVGDGPTDETAAAALAAVEEGFDAIKVKVGARAVEEDVARLRAVREAVGGGVELRADANAAWTREQAREAVEAVAGPDLAVAYVEQPLAADDLAGHAALRGGPVGVALDESLVEHGAATVLDADAADLLVLKPMALGGPDRTRRIACRARSLGVRTVVTTTVDAVYARTAAVHLAASLGDVPACGLATASMLAEDLAPDPCRLEGGALTVPERKGNVPARAGSTGA; via the coding sequence GTGACCCTCGAACCGTTCTCGCTCCCGCTCGACCGTCCGCTCACCACCGCGAACGGGACGATCGACCGACGAGAGGGGTTCGTCGTCGCCGTCGAGCGGCGGGGCGAGCGGGGCGTCGGCGAAGCGACGCCCCTCCCGGGCTGGACGGAGTCGAGAAGCGCGTGCGAGGCCGCGCTGGAGCGGGCGCGAGCCGTCGCCGACGGGGACGGCGTCGACGCGGCGCTCGACGCGCTCTCCCCCCGCGGGACGCCCGCCGCGCGTCACGGCCTCGCGCTGGCGCTCGCCGACGCCCGCAGCCGACGCGCCGGCGTCCCCCTCCACCGACATCTCGGTGGGACGAAGCGCGTCACTGCGGTTCCCGTCAACGCGACCGTCGGCGACGGCCCGACCGACGAGACGGCCGCAGCCGCGCTGGCGGCCGTCGAGGAGGGATTCGACGCGATCAAGGTGAAAGTCGGCGCGCGGGCCGTCGAGGAGGACGTCGCCCGACTGCGCGCGGTCCGCGAGGCGGTCGGGGGCGGCGTCGAACTCCGCGCCGACGCGAACGCCGCGTGGACGCGCGAGCAGGCGCGCGAGGCGGTCGAGGCGGTCGCCGGTCCCGACCTCGCCGTCGCCTACGTCGAGCAACCGCTCGCGGCCGACGACCTCGCCGGGCACGCCGCGCTCCGCGGCGGTCCCGTCGGCGTCGCGCTCGACGAGTCGCTCGTCGAACACGGTGCCGCGACCGTCCTCGACGCCGACGCCGCCGATCTCCTCGTCCTGAAACCGATGGCACTCGGCGGCCCGGACCGGACGCGGCGAATCGCGTGCCGGGCGCGGTCGCTCGGCGTCCGTACGGTCGTGACCACCACCGTCGACGCGGTGTACGCCCGGACGGCGGCGGTCCACCTCGCCGCCAGCCTCGGCGACGTTCCGGCGTGCGGGCTGGCGACCGCGTCGATGCTCGCCGAGGACCTCGCGCCCGACCCGTGTCGTCTCGAGGGGGGGGCACTCACCGTCCCGGAAAGAAAAGGAAATGTACCAGCGCGCGCTGGTTCGACAGGTGCGTGA
- a CDS encoding 1,4-dihydroxy-2-naphthoate polyprenyltransferase, which translates to MSTQNVSRTKAWLMAARPQTLPAGASPVVVGTGLAVHDGVFSALPAVAALIGALLLQIGTNFANDYYDAVRGADTDDREGFTRVTQSGLIPPREVKRAMYLTFLAAVALGTYLVYVGGVPILVVGLSSVAAGIAYTGGPYPYGYRGLGDLFVFVFFGLVAVVGTYYVQAAALLAEPFPLWIPDGTVTLAAVVASLPAAGLSTCILVVNNVRDRETDAATGKRTLAVALGYRFSRAEFLLLLGMAYAVPPIFALTGYGLPALLPLLTLPLAVSLSRTVLTQTSGEALNPALETTGKLLAAHSVLFAIGLAAPTLA; encoded by the coding sequence ATGAGTACGCAGAACGTCTCGCGGACGAAGGCGTGGCTGATGGCCGCGCGGCCGCAGACGCTCCCGGCAGGGGCGTCGCCCGTCGTCGTCGGGACGGGCCTGGCGGTCCACGACGGGGTGTTCTCTGCCCTGCCAGCCGTCGCGGCGCTGATCGGCGCGCTCCTCCTCCAGATCGGGACGAACTTCGCCAACGACTACTACGACGCGGTCCGCGGCGCGGACACGGACGACCGGGAGGGCTTCACCCGCGTCACGCAGTCCGGCCTCATCCCGCCGCGGGAGGTGAAGCGCGCGATGTACCTCACGTTCCTCGCGGCCGTCGCCCTCGGGACGTACCTGGTGTACGTCGGCGGCGTCCCCATCCTCGTCGTGGGGCTGTCGAGCGTCGCGGCCGGCATCGCCTACACCGGCGGGCCGTACCCCTACGGCTACCGCGGGCTGGGCGACCTCTTCGTCTTCGTCTTCTTCGGCCTCGTCGCCGTCGTCGGAACGTACTACGTTCAGGCCGCGGCCCTCCTCGCGGAGCCGTTCCCGCTGTGGATCCCCGACGGGACGGTCACGCTCGCGGCCGTCGTCGCGAGCCTCCCCGCCGCGGGGCTCTCGACCTGCATCCTCGTCGTGAACAACGTCCGCGATCGGGAGACCGACGCCGCGACCGGAAAGCGCACGCTCGCGGTCGCGCTCGGCTACCGGTTCAGCCGAGCCGAGTTCCTCCTCCTGCTCGGGATGGCCTACGCCGTCCCCCCGATCTTCGCGCTCACCGGCTACGGACTCCCCGCGCTGCTTCCGCTGCTCACGCTCCCGCTCGCCGTCTCGCTCTCGCGGACGGTACTCACGCAGACGAGCGGTGAGGCGCTCAACCCCGCGCTCGAGACGACGGGGAAGCTCCTCGCGGCTCACTCGGTGCTGTTCGCGATCGGACTCGCCGCGCCGACGCTCGCATGA
- a CDS encoding MFS transporter: protein MRSLRRSAAEVPRGTALVVGLVSGSHAVNHMYLVLLPPVLPTLAREFEVSLAALGVAMGAQAFVNTVCQLPYGYLADERDRTLTLGLCLTLGSIGALILALAPTFEWLLVGQVVVGLGVAGHHPAHFPLLADATAERNRARAFSVHGFAGNLGFAAPPVLITAIAAHPALTWRHAFGLIGGVGLLYAAVAVVTLLRGVDPEIRRSNADADVDAPPGREPRSVGDRLRAGIRSIASAPGILGLGLFALVASTVMWGVTSFVVVLLTEGYGLDSGTANLALSSAFVVGAGLILIGGDLADRVGPGPVLVGSYLLVAAFVFALASFAVPPLVAAVCAVCAGSVGSLSLPARDKLADALSARGDVGKNFAVITVGIMIGNAVAPPVFGALIESSGLSPAFAAIAAVALLAVALVGTIVRRVDGAGVGAKGAGTGGD from the coding sequence GTGCGCTCCCTTCGACGCTCCGCGGCCGAGGTACCCCGCGGGACCGCCCTCGTCGTCGGTCTCGTCAGCGGGTCGCACGCCGTGAACCACATGTACCTCGTGCTGCTGCCGCCGGTGCTGCCGACGCTCGCCCGCGAGTTCGAGGTCAGCCTCGCGGCGCTCGGCGTCGCCATGGGTGCCCAGGCGTTCGTCAACACGGTCTGTCAGCTCCCCTACGGCTACCTCGCCGACGAGCGCGACCGGACGCTGACGCTGGGCCTCTGTCTGACGCTGGGGTCGATCGGCGCTCTGATCCTGGCGCTCGCCCCGACGTTCGAGTGGCTACTCGTCGGGCAGGTCGTCGTCGGGCTCGGCGTCGCCGGCCACCACCCCGCCCACTTCCCGCTCCTCGCCGACGCGACCGCCGAGCGCAACCGCGCGCGGGCGTTCAGCGTCCACGGCTTCGCCGGCAACCTCGGCTTCGCGGCACCGCCCGTGCTCATCACCGCGATCGCCGCCCACCCGGCGCTGACGTGGCGGCACGCGTTCGGGCTGATCGGCGGCGTCGGCCTCCTGTACGCGGCGGTCGCGGTCGTGACCCTCCTGCGCGGCGTCGACCCGGAGATCCGGCGGTCGAACGCGGACGCGGACGTGGACGCGCCCCCCGGGCGGGAACCGCGGTCGGTCGGCGACCGGCTTCGCGCCGGGATCCGCTCGATCGCGTCGGCCCCCGGCATCCTCGGACTGGGGCTGTTCGCGCTCGTCGCCTCGACGGTGATGTGGGGCGTCACCTCGTTCGTCGTCGTGCTCCTCACCGAGGGGTACGGGCTGGACTCCGGGACGGCGAACCTCGCGCTGTCGTCGGCGTTCGTCGTCGGTGCCGGACTCATCCTGATCGGCGGGGACCTCGCCGACCGGGTCGGCCCCGGTCCCGTCCTCGTCGGCAGCTACCTCCTCGTCGCGGCGTTCGTGTTCGCGCTCGCGTCGTTCGCCGTCCCGCCGCTCGTCGCCGCCGTCTGTGCGGTGTGCGCCGGGAGCGTCGGGAGCCTCAGCCTCCCCGCCCGCGACAAGTTGGCGGACGCGCTCTCCGCCCGCGGCGACGTCGGGAAGAACTTCGCCGTGATCACGGTCGGCATCATGATCGGCAACGCCGTCGCGCCGCCGGTCTTCGGCGCGCTCATCGAGTCGAGCGGCCTCAGCCCGGCGTTCGCGGCCATCGCCGCGGTCGCCCTCCTCGCCGTGGCGCTCGTCGGAACCATCGTCCGCCGCGTCGACGGCGCCGGGGTCGGGGCGAAGGGGGCGGGGACCGGCGGCGACTGA
- a CDS encoding AbrB/MazE/SpoVT family DNA-binding domain-containing protein, with the protein MTIRLSVGKIQNHPKHSDPMGTARTDDRGRLYLPRELRDRYGTEFHVVRYQDHVRLIPIPDDPAAVIRDEVGDAFDGKSIDELRDEARQQAIEDAEEHLR; encoded by the coding sequence GTGACGATTCGACTCTCCGTGGGAAAGATACAAAATCATCCCAAACATAGCGATCCCATGGGGACGGCACGCACGGACGACCGAGGCAGGCTCTACCTCCCGCGCGAACTCCGGGACCGCTACGGAACGGAGTTTCACGTCGTGAGGTACCAGGATCACGTTCGGCTCATACCGATCCCCGACGACCCGGCGGCCGTCATCCGGGACGAAGTCGGGGACGCGTTCGACGGGAAGTCGATCGACGAACTACGCGACGAAGCGCGGCAGCAGGCGATCGAGGATGCCGAAGAACACCTACGTTGA
- a CDS encoding type II toxin-antitoxin system VapC family toxin, with protein MPKNTYVETDVLLALAKNTDWLKERAERAADGDEFELETSAYAYLEFLMLGERYDFDQGRVAVALMSMIPIRPDSDQELVLKAIEYQDEHGATAFDAFHAAVAEMRGLPVLASDKAYDDFEVERFPLDPGEEDE; from the coding sequence ATGCCGAAGAACACCTACGTTGAGACGGACGTTCTGCTCGCGCTGGCGAAGAACACAGATTGGCTGAAAGAGCGCGCCGAGCGTGCCGCCGACGGTGACGAGTTCGAACTCGAAACGTCGGCGTACGCGTACCTGGAATTTCTCATGCTCGGGGAGCGATACGACTTCGATCAGGGCCGCGTCGCGGTCGCCCTCATGAGTATGATTCCGATACGACCCGACTCGGATCAGGAACTGGTGCTCAAAGCGATCGAGTACCAGGACGAACACGGCGCGACCGCGTTCGACGCGTTCCACGCCGCCGTCGCCGAGATGCGAGGGCTTCCCGTCCTCGCCTCGGACAAGGCGTACGACGACTTCGAAGTGGAGAGGTTCCCGCTCGATCCCGGCGAAGAAGACGAGTGA
- a CDS encoding 1,4-dihydroxy-2-naphthoyl-CoA synthase: MASEIMDPDRWEEVTGEFEDVTYHRAVDVPAVRIAFDRPAVRNAFRPGTVDELYAALDHARKRADVGCVLLTGNGPSPKDGGWAFCAGGDQSVRGGSGYEYRGDDEAAADDDPAVREARAGRLHILEVQRLIRFMPKPVVAVVPGWAVGGGHSLHVVCDLTLASEEHAKFLQTDPDVASFDAGFGSAYLARQIGQKRAREVFFRGKTYSAAEAVDMGMANEAIPHEELERVALEWAEEITKKSPTAIRMLKFAFNMADDGMVGQQVFAGEATRLGYMTDEAQEGRDAFLEKREPDFSRFPWHY, encoded by the coding sequence ATGGCTTCGGAGATCATGGACCCCGACCGCTGGGAGGAGGTCACGGGGGAGTTCGAGGACGTCACCTACCACCGGGCGGTGGACGTACCGGCCGTCCGCATCGCCTTCGACCGGCCCGCGGTCCGGAACGCCTTCCGTCCCGGCACGGTCGACGAGCTGTACGCCGCGCTCGACCACGCCCGCAAACGGGCCGACGTGGGCTGCGTGCTGCTCACGGGTAACGGTCCCTCCCCGAAGGACGGCGGCTGGGCGTTCTGCGCCGGCGGCGACCAGTCGGTCCGCGGCGGCTCCGGCTACGAGTACCGCGGCGACGACGAGGCGGCGGCCGACGACGACCCCGCCGTCCGCGAGGCGAGAGCCGGCCGCCTCCACATCCTCGAGGTCCAGCGACTGATACGCTTCATGCCGAAGCCGGTCGTCGCGGTCGTCCCGGGGTGGGCCGTCGGCGGCGGCCACTCGCTGCACGTCGTCTGCGACCTGACGCTCGCCTCGGAGGAGCACGCGAAGTTCCTCCAGACGGACCCCGACGTCGCCTCCTTCGACGCCGGGTTCGGTTCCGCGTACCTCGCCCGGCAGATCGGCCAGAAGAGGGCCCGCGAAGTGTTCTTCCGCGGGAAGACCTACTCCGCCGCCGAGGCGGTCGACATGGGCATGGCGAACGAGGCGATCCCTCACGAGGAGTTAGAGCGCGTCGCGCTGGAGTGGGCCGAGGAGATCACGAAGAAGAGCCCGACGGCGATCCGGATGCTCAAGTTCGCGTTCAACATGGCAGACGACGGGATGGTCGGCCAGCAGGTGTTCGCGGGCGAGGCGACGCGCCTCGGGTACATGACCGATGAGGCCCAGGAGGGTCGCGACGCGTTCCTGGAGAAGCGCGAGCCGGACTTCTCGCGGTTCCCCTGGCACTACTGA
- the menD gene encoding 2-succinyl-5-enolpyruvyl-6-hydroxy-3-cyclohexene-1-carboxylic-acid synthase, whose product MRFENRNALWGSVVADELAKAGVDAVCLAPGSRCTPLTVAFAEHPGIETYSHLDERAAAFFALGRAKRTGRPTPVVCTSGTAAANVHPAVIEAHQSRAPMLLLTADRPRVLQHSGANQTVDQEGLYGDAVRHYRTLPEPEADGRKLRALRTALDRAVATATGVEPGPVHLNVPFEKPLEPTPVPGDVPEGFAASHREAVEGRDGPFVSVAPGAPELSEADLRDLVEAVERAERGLIVAGPTADLAPEALAALAAATGFPVLADPLSGLRFGPHVADATVCGGYDSYLDALDAPPDLALRFGASPTSKTLREYLRDATTASADARQVVVDPAGGWREATFTATDLAVADPTRLARALAGRIEGGGDPAWRERFAALERDYWSLVEGDWTFFEGAILADAAALAPDPSTLFVSNSMPVRDLDRFGRPREAAVTALGNRGASGIDGITSSALGAGSAADDPLVLVTGDLAYYHDSNGLLAVGRCGVDATIVLVNNDGGGIFRMLPIESHDPPFTEFFRTPHGLDFEPTADLYGLEFSRVETREGFREAYRDSLERAGTQVIEVRVDSEASHRHREVLHERVASELSDRSDAA is encoded by the coding sequence ATGAGGTTCGAGAACCGAAACGCGCTCTGGGGGTCGGTCGTCGCCGACGAACTCGCGAAGGCGGGCGTCGACGCGGTCTGTCTCGCGCCCGGGAGCCGCTGTACGCCGCTGACCGTCGCGTTCGCGGAGCACCCCGGGATCGAGACGTACTCGCACCTCGACGAGCGCGCCGCGGCCTTCTTCGCGCTCGGCCGGGCGAAGCGCACCGGCAGGCCCACCCCCGTCGTGTGCACCTCCGGGACGGCGGCGGCGAACGTCCACCCGGCGGTGATCGAGGCCCACCAGTCGCGCGCGCCGATGCTCCTGCTCACGGCCGACCGGCCGCGCGTCCTCCAGCACAGCGGCGCGAACCAGACGGTCGACCAGGAGGGGCTCTACGGTGACGCCGTCCGCCACTACCGCACCCTCCCGGAACCGGAAGCCGACGGGCGGAAGCTCAGGGCGCTCCGGACGGCCCTCGACCGCGCCGTCGCCACCGCGACGGGCGTCGAACCCGGACCGGTCCACCTGAACGTCCCCTTCGAGAAGCCGCTGGAGCCGACGCCCGTCCCGGGCGACGTCCCGGAGGGGTTCGCCGCATCTCACCGCGAGGCCGTCGAGGGGCGGGACGGACCCTTCGTCTCGGTCGCGCCCGGCGCTCCCGAGCTATCCGAGGCCGACCTGCGCGACCTCGTCGAGGCGGTCGAGCGCGCCGAGCGCGGCCTGATCGTCGCCGGACCGACGGCCGACCTCGCGCCCGAGGCGCTGGCCGCCCTGGCCGCCGCGACGGGCTTCCCGGTGCTCGCGGACCCGCTCTCGGGGCTCCGGTTCGGTCCGCACGTGGCCGACGCGACCGTCTGCGGCGGGTACGACTCCTACCTCGACGCCCTCGACGCGCCGCCCGACCTCGCGCTCCGCTTCGGCGCGTCGCCCACCTCGAAGACCCTCCGGGAGTACCTGCGCGACGCGACTACCGCGAGCGCGGACGCGAGGCAGGTCGTCGTGGACCCGGCGGGCGGGTGGCGCGAGGCGACGTTCACCGCGACGGACCTCGCGGTGGCCGACCCGACGCGCCTCGCCCGGGCGCTCGCCGGCCGGATCGAGGGAGGGGGCGATCCGGCGTGGCGCGAGCGGTTCGCCGCGCTCGAACGGGACTACTGGTCCCTCGTCGAAGGCGATTGGACGTTCTTCGAGGGGGCGATCCTCGCCGACGCGGCCGCGCTCGCGCCCGACCCCTCGACGCTGTTCGTCTCGAACAGCATGCCCGTCCGCGACCTCGACCGGTTCGGGCGGCCCCGCGAGGCGGCCGTCACCGCGCTCGGCAACCGGGGCGCGTCGGGCATCGACGGCATCACGAGCAGCGCGCTCGGGGCGGGCAGCGCCGCGGACGACCCGCTCGTGCTCGTGACCGGCGACCTCGCCTACTACCACGACTCGAACGGCCTGCTCGCGGTCGGGCGCTGCGGCGTGGACGCCACGATCGTCCTCGTGAACAACGACGGCGGGGGCATCTTCCGCATGCTCCCCATCGAGTCCCACGACCCGCCGTTCACCGAGTTCTTCAGGACGCCCCACGGCCTCGACTTCGAACCCACCGCCGACCTCTACGGGTTGGAGTTCTCGCGCGTCGAGACGCGGGAGGGGTTCCGCGAGGCGTACCGCGATTCGCTCGAACGGGCGGGGACGCAGGTGATCGAGGTGCGCGTCGATAGCGAGGCGTCACACCGCCACCGCGAGGTGCTCCACGAGCGCGTCGCGTCGGAACTATCGGACCGCTCGGACGCCGCGTAG
- a CDS encoding isochorismate synthase, whose translation MESARSGGVAADARERGVLVSRSCAVPDVSFRAFLTDQAVPRIHWFAPDGLELAGGRAAARLTAAGPDRFDALRAGARAIFADVDHEGPAVTRPRMLGGIAFTDDHDPAPPWEGFAGASFVLPAVQLTRGADTTYLTVSRFAPDADPDAVEADLDEVRDRIADLPAMVPSGDPPGVRETRHRTDAGQWQAQVGEAAERIREGSLRKVVLALALDVDLDAEVDVPSVLERLRRTYPQCYRFLVQPTEAAGFFGAPPERLVRLDGRRVETEALAGSVARGATPEEDAELAAALVGSEKIQHEQGLVAEAIRDLLDPLGEVTVGGQEIHRLATIQHLRTPITADLAADEHVLSIVEALHPTPAVGGLPPEEAARTIRETETFERGWYASPVGWFDAEGDGEFAVAIRSGVAGGRRATLFAGNGIVGDSDPASEWEEVQLKYRPILDELKRR comes from the coding sequence ATGGAATCGGCGCGCAGCGGAGGCGTGGCGGCGGATGCGCGCGAGCGCGGCGTGCTCGTCAGCCGGTCCTGTGCGGTACCGGACGTCTCCTTTCGAGCCTTTCTGACCGACCAGGCGGTCCCGCGAATCCACTGGTTCGCCCCGGACGGACTGGAACTCGCCGGGGGGCGCGCCGCCGCGCGTCTGACCGCGGCCGGTCCCGATCGCTTCGACGCGCTCCGCGCGGGTGCACGAGCAATCTTCGCGGACGTGGACCACGAGGGGCCGGCCGTGACCCGCCCCCGGATGCTCGGCGGCATCGCGTTCACCGACGACCACGACCCCGCCCCGCCGTGGGAGGGGTTCGCGGGCGCGTCGTTCGTCCTCCCGGCGGTTCAGCTCACGCGGGGGGCCGACACGACCTACCTGACGGTCTCCCGGTTCGCGCCCGACGCGGACCCCGACGCCGTCGAGGCGGACCTCGACGAAGTCCGCGACCGCATCGCCGACCTCCCGGCGATGGTGCCGAGCGGCGATCCGCCGGGCGTGCGCGAGACGCGCCACCGCACCGACGCCGGACAGTGGCAGGCGCAGGTCGGGGAGGCGGCCGAGCGCATCCGCGAGGGGTCGCTGCGGAAGGTCGTCCTCGCGCTCGCGCTCGACGTCGACCTCGACGCCGAGGTGGACGTGCCGAGCGTCCTCGAACGCCTCCGCCGGACGTACCCGCAGTGCTATCGCTTCCTCGTCCAGCCGACGGAGGCGGCCGGCTTCTTCGGCGCGCCGCCCGAACGCCTCGTCCGTCTGGACGGTCGACGCGTCGAGACGGAGGCGCTCGCCGGTTCCGTCGCACGCGGCGCGACCCCCGAGGAGGACGCCGAACTCGCCGCCGCGCTCGTGGGTAGCGAGAAGATCCAGCACGAGCAGGGCCTCGTCGCCGAGGCCATCCGCGACCTGCTCGACCCGCTCGGCGAGGTGACCGTCGGCGGACAGGAGATCCACCGACTCGCGACCATCCAGCACCTCCGTACGCCCATCACGGCCGACCTCGCGGCCGACGAGCACGTCCTCTCGATCGTCGAGGCGCTCCACCCGACGCCCGCCGTCGGCGGTCTCCCCCCGGAGGAGGCGGCCCGCACCATCCGCGAGACGGAGACCTTCGAGCGGGGCTGGTACGCCTCCCCGGTCGGCTGGTTCGACGCCGAGGGGGACGGCGAGTTCGCCGTCGCCATCCGCTCGGGCGTCGCCGGCGGTCGGCGCGCGACCCTGTTCGCGGGCAACGGCATCGTCGGCGACAGCGACCCCGCGTCCGAGTGGGAGGAGGTACAGCTGAAGTACCGGCCCATCCTCGACGAGTTGAAACGGAGATGA